The following coding sequences are from one Ruminococcus flavefaciens AE3010 window:
- a CDS encoding dockerin type I domain-containing protein, whose amino-acid sequence MRMTKLLAAAMAIILVGGSMNYTPDNSAGSFFAANAAAATTAADLNLKGIFSKNDYYEFKQGSDNNSFIFSIELYDDRGTSAKLLKFREQIKEFEYDFVFDDKNVVVQKKELCNLGDFYSVQAKLKFPENTPLREYGFKIVVTKAIDKNGKDVTSKFVTYNGKYSILDKNGNDTGRPDPEVEIVNMTMMSISRGGGTTAGLAYNERLLTDKGYYVTGNINGKDHYFKEFDYDVELDDPKAVILEKKLSAEPQSQGGYFFYPTVKIKIPDDSAVGNHECKITIKKAIDLNGKDVTNKLLSNTLFYYYTVKSNEGTTPATTGKPSKGDPNSDGKINAIDASDVLNVYAKLATNKTQPTKDELACCDVNNDGKVNAVDASYVLSYYAYTQTGRTDSFADYMKNH is encoded by the coding sequence ATGAGAATGACTAAGCTTTTAGCCGCTGCTATGGCTATAATACTTGTCGGCGGCTCGATGAATTATACACCGGATAACTCCGCAGGCAGTTTTTTTGCGGCTAACGCAGCAGCAGCTACAACCGCCGCGGACTTGAACCTTAAAGGAATTTTTTCAAAAAACGATTACTACGAATTTAAACAGGGAAGCGACAATAACTCCTTCATTTTCAGCATTGAACTGTACGATGACCGCGGAACATCTGCAAAGCTCCTTAAATTCCGTGAACAGATCAAGGAATTTGAATACGACTTCGTATTTGATGATAAAAATGTTGTCGTACAGAAGAAAGAACTCTGCAATTTAGGAGACTTCTATTCTGTTCAGGCAAAGCTGAAATTCCCCGAAAACACTCCTTTGCGCGAATACGGCTTTAAGATCGTTGTAACAAAAGCTATTGATAAAAACGGCAAAGACGTTACGTCTAAATTCGTTACATATAACGGCAAATATTCCATACTGGACAAAAACGGTAATGATACGGGAAGACCCGATCCCGAAGTTGAAATAGTAAACATGACCATGATGAGTATAAGCAGAGGAGGCGGCACCACCGCAGGCCTTGCATATAACGAAAGACTGCTGACCGACAAAGGATATTATGTAACAGGCAATATCAACGGCAAAGATCATTATTTCAAGGAATTTGACTATGACGTGGAGCTTGATGACCCCAAAGCTGTGATACTTGAAAAGAAATTGTCAGCTGAGCCGCAGAGTCAAGGCGGTTATTTCTTCTATCCGACAGTTAAGATAAAGATACCCGATGATTCAGCTGTTGGAAATCACGAATGTAAGATAACCATAAAAAAAGCCATTGATCTCAACGGCAAAGATGTTACAAATAAACTCCTCTCCAACACATTATTTTATTATTATACAGTAAAAAGCAATGAAGGCACAACGCCCGCAACAACAGGCAAGCCTTCAAAGGGCGATCCCAACAGCGACGGCAAGATTAACGCTATCGATGCTTCAGACGTCCTTAATGTCTATGCAAAGCTCGCTACAAACAAAACTCAGCCTACAAAAGACGAGCTTGCTTGCTGCGACGTTAATAACGACGGAAAGGTAAACGCTGTTGACGCTTCATATGTTCTCTCTTACTATGCGTACACACAGACAGGCAGAACAGATTCCTTTGCAGATTATATGAAAAATCATTAA
- a CDS encoding MBL fold metallo-hydrolase RNA specificity domain-containing protein: MKMTFIGATHEVTGSCTYIEACGKKFLVDFGMQQGEDIFENVQIPVSPSNIDFVLLTHAHIDHSGLLPLLYSGGFQGEIHATEATSNLCSVMLRDSAHIQEFEAEWRSRKAARRGEPDYEPLYTMDDAIGAIELFVPHHYEQEFEVCEGVKVLFRDAGHLLGSSSILLTITEDGVTKTIAFSGDIGNTYQPLIRDPQYIEAADYVVMESTYGNRIHDRPTDYTSSLAKVLQETFDRGGSVIIPSFAVGRTQEMLYFIRHIKSEGLVKRHDGFPVYVDSPLANEATNIFISNRESCYDEEALSFVRQGINPISFDDLIRTVSSDDSRAINDDPRPKVIISASGMCEAGRIKHHLKHNLWRKENTILFVGYQAGNTLGRALVDGAKRVKLFGETVKVAAKITQLPGISGHADLNGLLAWAKSVSGVQRFFINHGEASSAESFAQRLRDELGAEVYVPYSGAEFDIAENTVTIDAEPIPIPKKRNSANFNITYSDLVAASDRLAALIRDSDGRTNADMRQLTEAIHKLCDEWKLP; encoded by the coding sequence ATGAAAATGACTTTTATCGGCGCTACCCATGAAGTTACGGGCAGCTGTACTTATATAGAAGCCTGCGGCAAAAAGTTCCTCGTGGACTTCGGTATGCAGCAGGGCGAGGACATATTCGAGAACGTTCAGATACCTGTGTCTCCATCAAATATCGACTTCGTTCTCCTTACTCACGCACATATCGACCACTCTGGACTTCTTCCGCTGCTGTATTCGGGAGGCTTTCAGGGCGAGATTCACGCTACGGAGGCTACTTCAAACCTCTGCTCCGTAATGCTCCGCGACAGTGCCCACATTCAGGAATTTGAAGCGGAATGGCGAAGCCGTAAGGCTGCAAGACGAGGCGAGCCCGACTATGAGCCCCTTTACACAATGGACGACGCTATCGGAGCTATCGAGCTCTTCGTGCCTCACCATTACGAACAGGAATTTGAGGTATGTGAGGGAGTTAAGGTGCTATTCCGCGACGCAGGTCATCTTCTGGGCTCGTCAAGTATACTCCTCACCATTACCGAGGACGGCGTTACCAAGACTATTGCATTTTCAGGCGATATCGGCAACACCTATCAGCCCCTTATCCGCGACCCTCAGTACATCGAAGCTGCCGACTACGTGGTTATGGAGTCCACCTACGGAAACCGTATCCACGATCGTCCCACGGACTACACTTCATCTCTTGCAAAGGTATTGCAGGAGACCTTTGACCGCGGCGGCAGCGTTATTATCCCGTCCTTTGCAGTGGGCAGAACTCAGGAAATGCTCTACTTTATCCGCCATATCAAGTCCGAGGGACTTGTGAAAAGGCACGACGGCTTTCCTGTTTACGTGGACAGCCCCCTTGCCAACGAGGCTACGAATATATTCATCAGCAACCGCGAAAGCTGCTACGATGAGGAGGCTCTCTCCTTTGTGCGTCAGGGCATAAACCCTATCAGCTTCGATGACCTTATCAGAACTGTCAGCAGCGACGACTCCCGTGCTATCAACGATGACCCACGTCCAAAGGTCATTATCTCTGCCAGCGGTATGTGCGAGGCAGGCCGTATCAAGCACCACCTCAAGCACAACCTGTGGCGAAAAGAGAATACCATTCTCTTTGTCGGCTATCAGGCAGGAAATACTCTCGGACGTGCCCTTGTTGACGGCGCTAAGCGCGTAAAGCTCTTCGGCGAAACAGTAAAGGTAGCCGCCAAGATAACACAGCTTCCCGGTATCAGCGGTCACGCCGACCTTAACGGTCTTCTTGCGTGGGCTAAGTCAGTCTCGGGAGTACAGCGCTTCTTCATCAACCATGGTGAAGCCAGCTCCGCAGAGAGCTTCGCCCAGAGGCTCCGTGATGAGCTGGGGGCTGAGGTATACGTTCCATACAGCGGTGCGGAGTTCGATATTGCCGAGAATACTGTCACTATCGATGCCGAGCCTATCCCGATACCCAAGAAGCGCAACAGCGCAAACTTCAACATCACCTACAGCGACCTCGTTGCCGCTTCCGACCGCCTTGCAGCTCTTATCAGGGACTCCGACGGCAGGACGAATGCGGATATGCGCCAGCTCACAGAAGCTATCCACAAGCTCTGTGACGAGTGGAAATTACCGTAA
- a CDS encoding DUF2975 domain-containing protein: MINKNISIIKNSSLVIMILSVLGAISSVSAGVWYYNNTKSCENMKNILAKNIVSYCLYAAILILAALIFFRIFRSGRPFTRGNVWAVRGIAGVFFVKAMLPTFFQLSELGILKTGVMGTGSIFIAVLFLFFAEIMRYGRLLQTESDETL, from the coding sequence ATGATAAATAAAAATATATCAATAATAAAAAACAGCAGTCTTGTGATAATGATATTATCGGTTTTGGGAGCAATTTCAAGCGTATCGGCAGGAGTATGGTATTATAATAACACAAAATCCTGCGAAAACATGAAAAATATCCTCGCAAAGAATATAGTATCATATTGTTTATATGCCGCAATACTTATTCTCGCTGCACTGATTTTCTTCAGGATATTCAGAAGCGGCAGACCTTTTACACGCGGTAATGTATGGGCTGTCAGAGGTATAGCAGGCGTTTTTTTCGTAAAAGCCATGCTCCCTACGTTTTTTCAGCTCAGTGAGCTCGGGATACTGAAAACAGGAGTTATGGGCACAGGTTCCATATTCATAGCAGTTCTTTTCCTGTTCTTTGCGGAGATAATGCGCTACGGCAGGCTTCTCCAGACAGAATCCGACGAGACGTTATGA
- a CDS encoding helix-turn-helix domain-containing protein, translating into MSIILRLDRVMADRKMSLNELSDRVGVSNVNLSKLKTGKVSAIRFSTLNAICKALGCQPGDILEFIDDDK; encoded by the coding sequence ATGTCAATAATTTTAAGACTTGACCGCGTAATGGCGGACAGGAAGATGAGCCTTAACGAGCTCAGCGACCGTGTGGGAGTCAGCAACGTTAATCTGTCCAAGCTGAAAACGGGAAAAGTAAGCGCCATACGCTTTTCCACGCTGAATGCTATCTGTAAGGCTCTGGGCTGTCAGCCGGGAGATATACTGGAATTTATCGATGATGATAAATAA
- a CDS encoding HPr family phosphocarrier protein, giving the protein MTKTTVNLQAINDVKEFVNIVMKYDFDIDLVSGRYAIDAKSIMGIFSLDLSKPIQLNAHTDNADAFLKEIDKFIVK; this is encoded by the coding sequence ATGACAAAAACAACTGTTAATCTTCAGGCAATCAACGACGTAAAGGAATTCGTCAACATCGTTATGAAGTACGACTTCGATATTGACCTTGTTTCAGGCAGATACGCTATTGACGCCAAGTCTATCATGGGTATCTTCAGCCTTGACCTCTCTAAACCCATTCAGCTCAACGCACACACAGACAATGCAGACGCATTTCTCAAAGAGATCGACAAGTTCATCGTAAAGTAA
- the mtaB gene encoding tRNA (N(6)-L-threonylcarbamoyladenosine(37)-C(2))-methylthiotransferase MtaB: MYKINFITFGCKVNHYETECMKSLFREAGYEITEELSEADAVVINSCTVTSSGDSRALTALRKSRAALPDAVIALTGCYPQANRDEAAKLPEADIIAGTKSRARIVELVGNCLENRSRVVELSDYSSEDKFEPLQCTRFDSNTRAFVKIQDGCDQFCSYCMIPFARGRCRSKPMDVLREEIRAIAENGVKEIVLSGINLAFYGREWGLDLADAAEICAETTGIERIRLGSLEPEMMSAELLQRLKALPQFCPQFHLSLQSGCEGTLRAMNRKYTAAEYLALTERIRGIFPDCSFTTDVMVGFPQETDADHAESVKFIRKIGFAKVHVFRYSLRKGTRADKMTGQVPESVKTQRWNEMTAAADETREKYLRSQVGKTVPVLFERENSTEFHRGYAPDYTLIKISRKNPEKSLRNRIISVIIEEYGHDFCLGRPVGDVY; this comes from the coding sequence ATGTATAAAATAAATTTTATAACGTTTGGCTGTAAAGTCAACCACTATGAGACCGAGTGCATGAAGTCCCTTTTCCGTGAGGCAGGCTATGAAATAACCGAAGAATTATCGGAAGCTGACGCTGTGGTCATCAATTCCTGCACCGTGACTTCCTCGGGAGACAGCCGTGCACTGACGGCTCTGAGAAAATCAAGGGCGGCTCTGCCCGATGCCGTCATAGCGCTGACAGGCTGCTATCCGCAGGCTAACCGCGATGAAGCGGCTAAGCTCCCCGAAGCGGATATAATCGCAGGCACAAAGTCACGTGCACGCATTGTTGAGCTTGTGGGGAACTGCCTTGAGAATCGCTCCCGTGTGGTGGAGCTGTCGGACTACAGCTCCGAGGACAAGTTTGAGCCCCTGCAGTGCACCCGTTTTGACAGCAACACTCGTGCTTTCGTGAAGATACAGGACGGCTGTGACCAGTTCTGTTCATACTGTATGATACCATTTGCGAGAGGACGCTGCCGTTCCAAGCCTATGGACGTGCTTCGTGAGGAGATAAGAGCTATCGCCGAAAACGGCGTCAAGGAGATAGTTCTGTCAGGCATAAACCTTGCATTCTACGGCAGAGAGTGGGGGCTTGACCTTGCTGACGCCGCCGAGATATGCGCGGAGACCACAGGCATAGAGCGCATAAGGCTTGGCTCCTTAGAGCCCGAGATGATGTCGGCGGAGCTGCTGCAAAGGCTGAAAGCCCTGCCCCAGTTTTGTCCACAGTTCCATTTGTCACTGCAAAGCGGCTGCGAGGGGACGCTGAGAGCCATGAACCGCAAGTACACCGCCGCGGAGTACCTTGCTCTGACGGAGCGTATACGCGGGATATTCCCCGACTGCTCCTTTACTACGGACGTAATGGTGGGATTCCCACAGGAGACCGACGCAGACCACGCCGAGTCAGTTAAGTTCATACGCAAAATAGGCTTTGCAAAGGTGCATGTGTTCCGCTATTCGCTGAGAAAGGGCACAAGGGCGGACAAAATGACGGGACAGGTGCCCGAGAGCGTCAAGACACAGCGCTGGAACGAAATGACCGCGGCAGCTGACGAGACAAGGGAAAAGTACCTGCGGTCACAGGTGGGAAAGACAGTGCCAGTGCTGTTTGAACGTGAAAATTCTACAGAATTTCACCGCGGATACGCACCTGACTATACATTAATAAAAATTTCTCGAAAAAATCCAGAAAAAAGTTTGCGTAATCGGATAATTAGTGTTATAATAGAAGAGTATGGTCACGACTTCTGTTTAGGCAGACCTGTCGGGGACGTTTATTAA
- a CDS encoding phosphoribosylformylglycinamidine synthase, whose translation MSVFRIYVEKKPEFAVEAQSVLSDIKTALRLNISGVRILNRYDADKLSEEDFKAAVSTVFSEPAVDVVYDDLPRVSDTDRVFAVEYLPGQFDQRADSCEQCIQILRQGERCRVRNARVYIISGIISDEDFAKLKSYIINPVESREASLETVKTLDTNYDIPTTVEELEGFINLNAFGLHAFVDKFGLAMDYDDIKFCQDYFRNEEKRNPTITEIRMIDTYWSDHCRHTTFLTNIENVKINTPYIKDTYDMYVNVRKELGRTDKPMTLMDLATLAAKKLKADGKLPDLDESEEINACSVKIKVDIDGELEDWILMFKNETHNHPTEIEPFGGAATCLGGAIRDPLSGRSYVYQAMRVTGAANPLVPVEDTIAGKLPQRKITLGAANGYSSYGNQIGLATGHVAEVYHPGYVAKRMEIGAVLGAAPAENIRRERPVPGDIVILLGGKTGRDGCGGATGSSKSHTLESLEHCGAEVQKGNPPEERKLQRLFRNPEVTKMIKRCNDFGAGGVSVAIGELTDGLVINLNAVPKKYDGLDGTEIAISESQERMAVVIAPEDLDKFMEEASKENLEATLVADVVEEPRLKMVWNGNTIVDLSREFLNSNGAPKYTDIEVEAPVLLEDENVTDSAESWTQLMSNLNVCSQKGLIEKFDSTIGAGTVLMPFGGVYQMTPSQAMAAKIPVLTGETNTCSLMGWGYNPDISEKSPYHGSMLAVIESIAKVVAAGGSYKKCWLTFQEYFERTQNDPARWGKPMAALLGAFKAQLELACGSIGGKDSMSGTFENIDVPPTLVSFAVSTAMADKIVSTEFKGSGNTVISIVPEYDANGLPKFDSIKACFDKVEQIIKDDRANAIWTNGYGGFAEGIAKMCFGNKLGFEFTTRLSGKELFKPCYGAFIIELKGDAKDDENIIGKTISDYKILCLDYTISLDNLQRIWEGKLEPVFPCRIKTTDTTPQTYSSPNRIQLSASTKIAKPRVLIPVFPGTNCEYDTARAFEKAGAKAEVVVIRNLSAGDIEESVRYFESAVRRSEIIMIPGGFSGGDEPEGSGKFITAFFRNPKIKDAVHDLLKNRDGLMLGICNGFQALIKLGLVPYGEIIDMADDAPTLTFNTINRHQSMMVNTRIASNKSPWLYGCEVGDIHTVPISHGEGRFVAPASLIQQLANNGQIATQYVDLDGNPTMDIRYNPNTSIEAIEGITSPDGRVFGKMGHSERKGSYICKNVQGEKDQKIFESGVKYFT comes from the coding sequence ATGTCCGTATTCAGAATTTACGTTGAAAAAAAGCCTGAATTTGCAGTAGAAGCTCAGTCTGTGCTCAGCGATATAAAAACTGCACTCAGACTTAACATTTCGGGTGTCCGTATCCTCAACAGATACGACGCAGATAAGCTCAGCGAGGAGGATTTCAAGGCTGCTGTAAGCACCGTTTTCTCAGAGCCTGCCGTTGACGTGGTATACGACGACCTTCCCCGGGTAAGCGATACAGACCGCGTTTTCGCTGTTGAGTACCTCCCCGGACAGTTCGACCAGAGAGCCGACAGCTGTGAGCAGTGTATCCAGATACTCCGTCAGGGAGAGCGCTGCCGCGTGAGAAACGCAAGAGTTTACATAATCTCGGGTATCATCAGTGATGAGGACTTCGCTAAGCTGAAATCCTATATCATCAACCCTGTTGAGAGCCGCGAGGCTTCACTGGAGACTGTAAAGACTCTCGATACAAATTACGATATCCCAACTACTGTTGAGGAGCTTGAGGGCTTCATCAACCTCAATGCATTCGGACTTCACGCATTTGTGGACAAGTTCGGTCTTGCCATGGACTACGATGATATCAAGTTCTGTCAGGACTATTTCCGCAACGAGGAAAAGCGCAACCCCACTATCACCGAGATCCGCATGATAGATACCTACTGGTCTGACCACTGCCGTCATACCACATTCCTCACAAATATAGAAAACGTAAAGATAAATACTCCTTATATAAAAGATACATACGATATGTATGTTAATGTACGCAAGGAGCTGGGCAGAACGGACAAGCCCATGACCCTTATGGATCTTGCTACCCTTGCAGCAAAGAAGCTGAAAGCAGACGGAAAGCTCCCCGACCTTGACGAGAGCGAGGAGATAAATGCTTGTTCCGTAAAGATAAAGGTGGACATCGACGGTGAGCTCGAGGACTGGATTCTCATGTTCAAGAATGAGACCCACAACCACCCAACAGAGATAGAGCCTTTCGGCGGTGCGGCTACCTGCCTCGGCGGCGCTATCAGAGACCCCCTTTCTGGACGTTCATATGTATATCAGGCTATGCGTGTAACAGGTGCGGCTAATCCTCTCGTACCAGTTGAGGACACTATCGCAGGCAAGCTCCCACAGAGAAAGATAACTCTCGGTGCTGCCAACGGCTACAGCTCATACGGCAACCAGATAGGTCTTGCTACAGGTCATGTTGCTGAGGTATACCACCCGGGCTACGTTGCAAAGCGTATGGAGATAGGCGCAGTTCTGGGCGCTGCTCCTGCTGAGAATATCCGCAGAGAGAGACCTGTTCCCGGAGATATCGTTATTCTTCTGGGCGGCAAGACAGGACGCGACGGCTGCGGCGGTGCTACTGGCTCGTCAAAGTCACACACACTTGAATCTCTCGAACACTGCGGTGCAGAGGTACAGAAGGGTAATCCTCCCGAGGAGAGAAAGCTCCAGAGACTCTTCCGCAATCCCGAGGTAACAAAGATGATAAAGCGCTGCAACGACTTCGGTGCAGGCGGCGTTTCAGTTGCTATCGGTGAGCTTACTGACGGTCTCGTTATCAACCTCAATGCAGTACCCAAGAAGTACGACGGACTTGACGGTACCGAGATAGCTATTTCCGAGTCTCAGGAGAGAATGGCAGTTGTCATTGCGCCCGAAGACCTTGACAAATTCATGGAGGAGGCTTCCAAGGAGAACCTTGAAGCTACCCTCGTTGCTGATGTTGTTGAAGAACCCCGCCTAAAAATGGTATGGAACGGCAACACTATCGTTGACCTGTCCCGTGAGTTCCTCAACTCCAACGGTGCTCCAAAGTATACAGACATCGAGGTAGAAGCTCCTGTGCTTCTTGAAGACGAGAACGTAACAGACAGCGCAGAGTCATGGACTCAGCTCATGTCAAACCTCAATGTATGCTCACAGAAGGGACTTATCGAGAAGTTCGACTCCACGATCGGCGCAGGCACAGTACTTATGCCATTCGGCGGAGTATACCAGATGACTCCCTCACAGGCTATGGCTGCCAAGATACCTGTACTCACAGGCGAGACCAACACCTGCTCGCTCATGGGCTGGGGCTATAACCCCGATATTTCCGAGAAGTCGCCTTACCACGGCTCAATGCTTGCTGTTATCGAGTCTATCGCTAAGGTAGTCGCAGCAGGCGGCTCATATAAGAAGTGCTGGCTCACATTCCAGGAGTACTTTGAGAGAACTCAGAACGACCCTGCACGCTGGGGCAAGCCTATGGCAGCTCTTCTCGGCGCATTCAAGGCTCAGCTGGAGCTTGCCTGCGGTTCTATCGGCGGTAAGGACTCCATGTCGGGTACATTTGAGAATATCGACGTACCGCCTACACTTGTTTCCTTTGCGGTATCAACTGCTATGGCTGACAAGATAGTATCTACAGAGTTCAAGGGCTCAGGAAACACTGTTATCTCCATAGTTCCCGAGTACGACGCAAACGGACTTCCCAAGTTCGACAGCATAAAGGCTTGCTTCGACAAGGTTGAGCAGATAATCAAGGACGACCGCGCAAATGCTATATGGACAAACGGCTACGGCGGATTTGCCGAGGGTATCGCAAAGATGTGCTTCGGTAACAAGCTGGGCTTCGAGTTCACAACAAGACTCAGCGGCAAGGAGCTGTTCAAGCCCTGCTACGGCGCATTCATCATTGAGCTCAAGGGCGACGCCAAGGACGATGAGAACATCATCGGTAAGACTATCTCCGATTACAAGATACTCTGCCTTGACTATACTATCAGCCTTGACAACCTCCAGAGGATATGGGAGGGCAAGCTGGAGCCTGTATTCCCCTGCCGCATAAAGACAACGGATACAACTCCCCAGACCTATTCTTCACCAAACCGCATACAGCTTTCAGCTTCTACCAAGATAGCTAAGCCGAGAGTTCTTATCCCCGTATTCCCCGGAACTAACTGCGAGTATGATACAGCAAGAGCCTTCGAGAAGGCAGGCGCTAAGGCTGAGGTAGTAGTTATCCGCAACCTGTCCGCAGGTGATATCGAGGAGAGCGTAAGATACTTTGAGAGCGCAGTAAGACGCTCCGAGATAATCATGATACCGGGCGGCTTCAGCGGCGGTGACGAGCCCGAGGGAAGCGGTAAGTTCATCACAGCATTCTTCCGCAACCCCAAGATAAAGGACGCAGTTCACGACCTTTTAAAGAACCGCGACGGACTTATGCTTGGTATATGCAACGGCTTCCAGGCACTTATCAAGCTGGGACTTGTTCCATACGGCGAGATAATCGACATGGCTGATGACGCTCCTACACTTACATTCAATACTATCAACCGCCACCAGTCCATGATGGTAAATACACGAATCGCTTCCAACAAGAGCCCATGGCTCTATGGCTGCGAGGTTGGCGATATCCATACAGTTCCTATCTCACACGGCGAGGGACGCTTCGTAGCTCCCGCAAGTCTCATTCAGCAGCTTGCAAACAACGGTCAGATAGCAACTCAGTACGTTGACCTTGACGGCAATCCCACAATGGATATCCGCTACAATCCCAATACCTCTATCGAGGCTATCGAGGGAATCACATCTCCCGACGGACGAGTATTCGGTAAAATGGGACACTCCGAGCGTAAGGGCAGCTATATCTGCAAGAACGTTCAGGGTGAAAAAGACCAGAAGATCTTCGAAAGCGGCGTTAAATACTTCACATGA
- a CDS encoding PP2C family protein-serine/threonine phosphatase produces the protein MYYCCGVTEKGVMPHNEDALLIKDSVIDSGSSEHELEVPFIAAVSDGVSGERSGELASKMCLEYIRDMGYSGDMKLDEELLAIHKKLAEYSESDPEMHNMQATICGIAVDEANNILTFNVGDSRLYRYRGGRIRQISRDQSLVQLLIDEGAITSEERSTHVHRNIIFPVLGNVKSEPQIDTVKLEGGMEYGDLLLLCTDGLSDYVSVLDIEEVLEMPKPLKARLELLVKKALDNGSKDNITVIAAVYYE, from the coding sequence GTGTATTACTGCTGCGGAGTAACAGAAAAGGGCGTTATGCCCCATAACGAGGACGCCCTGCTCATTAAGGACAGCGTAATAGATTCGGGTTCTTCCGAGCATGAGCTTGAGGTGCCGTTCATAGCGGCGGTATCCGACGGAGTTTCGGGGGAGCGCTCAGGTGAGCTTGCTTCAAAGATGTGCCTTGAGTATATCCGCGATATGGGCTACAGCGGTGATATGAAGCTTGACGAGGAGCTCCTTGCCATACATAAAAAGCTTGCGGAATACAGCGAGTCCGATCCTGAAATGCACAATATGCAGGCTACTATCTGCGGCATTGCTGTGGACGAGGCGAATAATATACTTACATTCAATGTGGGAGATTCCCGTCTGTACCGTTACCGCGGCGGACGTATCAGGCAGATATCCCGCGACCAGTCACTGGTACAGCTCCTCATCGACGAGGGAGCTATAACCAGCGAGGAGAGAAGCACTCATGTTCACAGGAATATAATCTTCCCCGTACTGGGCAACGTCAAATCCGAACCTCAGATAGATACGGTAAAGCTTGAGGGCGGAATGGAGTACGGCGACCTGCTGCTGCTCTGCACCGACGGACTTTCGGATTATGTGTCGGTGCTGGATATTGAAGAGGTTCTGGAAATGCCCAAGCCTCTGAAAGCAAGGCTGGAGCTTCTGGTGAAAAAGGCTCTTGATAACGGCAGCAAGGATAATATAACAGTGATCGCGGCAGTCTATTATGAGTGA
- a CDS encoding TatD family hydrolase — translation MTGIFDTHAHYADSAFDEDREQVLAELPEKGVKLVMLAASGLDDSAENSLLSQKYGYVYAAAGVHPESVDETTDGYLDSLREMIAANNKIKAVGEIGLDYHYDGYDRDLQIRFFREQLAFANELDMPVIVHSRDAVEDTVDILSEYRPKGVVHCFSGSAETAKEILKLGMYIGFTGVLTFKNAKKALKALAEVPMDKLLMETDCPYMAPEPFRGRRCDSSMIAYTAAKAAEIKGVSVQELIDITCKNGMTMYGIN, via the coding sequence ATGACGGGAATATTTGATACACACGCTCATTATGCGGACAGTGCCTTTGATGAGGACAGGGAGCAGGTGCTTGCGGAGCTTCCCGAAAAAGGCGTAAAGCTGGTGATGCTGGCAGCGTCGGGACTTGATGATTCTGCCGAGAATTCCCTGCTTTCTCAGAAATACGGCTATGTATACGCAGCCGCAGGAGTCCACCCCGAATCCGTGGACGAGACTACCGACGGTTATCTTGACAGCCTGCGCGAGATGATAGCAGCCAATAATAAGATAAAGGCGGTAGGTGAGATAGGTCTCGACTATCACTACGACGGCTATGACCGTGACCTGCAGATACGCTTTTTCCGCGAGCAGCTGGCATTTGCCAATGAACTGGATATGCCCGTTATTGTTCACAGCAGGGACGCCGTTGAGGACACCGTGGATATACTCAGTGAATACCGTCCCAAGGGCGTAGTTCACTGCTTCAGCGGCTCTGCGGAGACTGCAAAGGAGATACTGAAGCTGGGAATGTATATCGGCTTTACGGGAGTGCTTACCTTCAAAAATGCCAAAAAGGCGCTGAAAGCTCTGGCAGAGGTGCCTATGGACAAGCTTCTCATGGAGACAGACTGTCCCTATATGGCTCCCGAGCCCTTCAGAGGTCGGCGCTGCGACAGCTCAATGATAGCCTATACAGCAGCCAAGGCAGCCGAGATAAAAGGCGTTTCGGTGCAGGAGCTCATTGATATCACCTGCAAAAACGGTATGACCATGTACGGTATAAACTGA